A single genomic interval of Methanooceanicella nereidis harbors:
- a CDS encoding B3/B4 domain-containing protein produces the protein MRFTREITDKFPGLHVMVGRMSGVNVRESKDADLEAFKQEVSGIIRSKHTIEDVKNDPDFRAYRDFFWSIGVDPTKTRPASEALVRRILSGGKLPAINTAVDAYNMASASSSVPIAAFDDDMIEGELLMRFALEGEKFRGIGMKDPIDLKPNQIIITDSKKIIAVYPYRDSDDTKVTADTKSMRVIVCGVPGISNDKLEKAYETCAENLGKYAGATASEGKLFP, from the coding sequence ATGAGATTTACCAGGGAGATCACGGATAAGTTTCCCGGCCTTCATGTCATGGTCGGGAGGATGTCGGGAGTCAACGTCAGGGAAAGCAAAGACGCCGACCTTGAGGCGTTTAAACAGGAAGTCAGTGGTATCATAAGGTCAAAGCATACGATCGAGGACGTAAAGAACGACCCGGATTTCAGAGCGTACAGGGATTTTTTCTGGAGTATCGGGGTCGACCCGACCAAGACCAGGCCGGCATCCGAGGCGCTCGTAAGAAGGATACTTTCGGGAGGAAAACTACCCGCGATAAATACGGCCGTCGACGCCTATAATATGGCGTCGGCATCGAGCAGCGTGCCCATAGCGGCGTTCGACGATGACATGATAGAAGGCGAGTTGTTGATGAGATTCGCCCTGGAAGGCGAAAAATTCCGGGGCATCGGAATGAAGGACCCGATAGACCTAAAGCCAAACCAGATAATCATTACCGATTCAAAGAAGATCATAGCAGTATACCCCTACAGGGATTCTGACGATACAAAAGTGACAGCGGACACGAAGAGCATGCGGGTCATAGTATGCGGAGTGCCCGGAATAAGTAACGATAAGCTAGAAAAGGCATATGAGACATGCGCTGAAAACCTTGGTAAGTATGCCGGAGCGACAGCGTCAGAAGGAAAGCTGTTCCCGTGA
- a CDS encoding glutaredoxin family protein — MPTLKIYTQPTCGYCNDLKEYLNKNNIKYEERDITKDRTAWDELVNKYKVRATPLIVYGDKTIVGFNVDELKKMLSSEMAPAQQ; from the coding sequence ATGCCGACGCTAAAGATCTATACTCAGCCTACATGCGGCTACTGTAACGACCTGAAAGAATACCTTAACAAGAACAATATCAAGTATGAGGAAAGGGACATCACCAAGGACCGTACCGCGTGGGATGAGCTTGTAAATAAATATAAGGTAAGGGCAACGCCTCTGATCGTCTACGGGGATAAGACAATAGTTGGCTTTAACGTCGATGAGCTTAAAAAAATGCTCAGCAGCGAAATGGCCCCTGCCCAGCAATAG
- a CDS encoding tetratricopeptide repeat protein, whose translation MSRLKEMMDEIELQRRLGNFKGAENIARLELKRAEMDGNEPYYHFYKGLLWYLYNYPKEAMNNFNNSLLTENLDIYYVYKFKGIICLETGELDRAENFFKRAMSKAKHTRHKDWKMSIETCFGNLYSRMGKFDNALECYQRALKTALELGSEEWIETGFCNVGVAHSNLGDHKNAARFLEDAYEVATRINDKYGKRVCLNNLASVYNNMGRHEEALELFKEALKYAAEIPDKFGMRILYNNMGYTYRKMGDLKNAIAQYEKALLTAEEIGDKKGAALAKYWILQLDSELQRSLAMH comes from the coding sequence ATGAGCCGCCTGAAAGAGATGATGGATGAGATAGAATTGCAGCGCAGGCTGGGGAACTTTAAGGGCGCCGAGAACATTGCCAGGCTCGAGCTAAAACGTGCGGAGATGGACGGCAACGAGCCGTATTATCACTTCTACAAGGGTTTGTTATGGTATCTTTACAACTATCCTAAAGAGGCGATGAACAATTTTAATAATTCACTTCTCACGGAAAATCTCGATATATACTACGTATACAAGTTCAAGGGCATAATATGCCTGGAAACAGGTGAGCTGGACCGCGCTGAGAACTTCTTTAAAAGAGCCATGAGCAAAGCGAAACACACCAGGCACAAAGACTGGAAGATGTCCATCGAGACGTGCTTTGGTAACCTTTATAGCAGGATGGGTAAATTCGATAATGCGCTCGAGTGCTACCAGAGAGCGCTCAAGACAGCTCTGGAACTTGGATCCGAAGAGTGGATAGAGACAGGTTTTTGTAACGTGGGTGTAGCCCACAGCAATCTGGGAGATCATAAAAATGCGGCAAGGTTCCTGGAAGATGCATATGAGGTCGCTACAAGGATCAATGACAAATACGGAAAAAGAGTATGCCTGAACAACCTGGCCAGCGTATATAACAATATGGGCAGGCACGAAGAAGCACTGGAGCTCTTTAAGGAAGCACTAAAATACGCCGCGGAGATACCGGATAAATTCGGCATGCGCATTCTCTATAACAATATGGGATACACATACAGGAAGATGGGCGACCTTAAAAATGCCATAGCACAATATGAAAAAGCGCTGTTGACCGCCGAGGAGATCGGAGATAAGAAAGGAGCGGCGTTAGCAAAATACTGGATACTTCAGCTTGACAGCGAACTACAAAGAAGTCTCGCAATGCATTGA
- a CDS encoding DUF504 domain-containing protein encodes MVFPREILNMLKWKEGEDIRDAEIYYVHRGAPGDSKTVSGSEIVSLEKFCFELDTGSCIPYHRVYKIIYRGKPIFERYK; translated from the coding sequence ATGGTCTTCCCCAGAGAAATACTTAACATGCTTAAGTGGAAGGAGGGGGAAGATATCAGGGACGCTGAGATATATTATGTCCACAGGGGCGCTCCCGGCGACTCGAAGACAGTGTCGGGCAGTGAGATCGTCTCTCTGGAAAAATTTTGTTTTGAGCTTGATACCGGCTCATGTATCCCTTACCACAGAGTATACAAGATCATATACAGGGGAAAACCGATCTTCGAGCGATATAAGTGA
- a CDS encoding carboxymuconolactone decarboxylase family protein — MVYKEFEKFHKRMGFVPQLLELVKDTDPEMFEVISQMDDHILKEGAISAKNKRLIAMAITAALQCDKCVDTHARAALYLGATKEEIMEALFVSLLTAGAPSIASAKNTIRFLRGEMDPLEFAGE; from the coding sequence ATGGTATACAAAGAATTCGAGAAATTTCATAAAAGGATGGGCTTCGTACCTCAGCTCCTGGAACTTGTTAAGGATACAGACCCTGAGATGTTCGAGGTAATATCCCAAATGGACGATCACATCCTGAAAGAAGGAGCTATCTCGGCCAAGAACAAGCGTCTCATAGCGATGGCGATCACAGCCGCGCTGCAGTGTGATAAGTGCGTCGATACTCATGCAAGGGCGGCATTATATCTTGGCGCCACGAAAGAAGAGATAATGGAGGCTTTATTCGTATCGCTGCTTACGGCAGGTGCGCCGAGCATCGCGTCCGCAAAGAATACAATAAGGTTCCTGCGCGGCGAAATGGACCCGCTGGAATTTGCAGGCGAGTAA
- a CDS encoding nitroreductase, translating into MFLNDVFLNIYMRRSVREYKERDIPDDIIKGLIKVATYAPSGMNRQPWRFAVIKNKALIKKYSAIAKNRWLENVKAPSLPEEMELARKMKDPGFDIFYNAPVLVLVFADPGSYTPEYDCALAAENMMLAARSLDIGSCWIGLASFLDKDMEVRNELGIAEGYRLIAPLIFGYPVENEKKAPPRKEDVIIKWID; encoded by the coding sequence ATGTTCTTGAATGACGTGTTTTTAAACATCTACATGAGAAGATCGGTCAGAGAGTATAAGGAGAGGGATATCCCTGACGACATCATAAAAGGGCTGATAAAAGTGGCCACATACGCACCCAGCGGTATGAACAGGCAGCCGTGGAGGTTCGCGGTCATAAAGAACAAGGCGCTCATAAAAAAATATTCGGCCATAGCAAAGAACAGATGGCTTGAAAACGTAAAAGCCCCATCATTGCCCGAAGAGATGGAGCTTGCCCGAAAAATGAAAGACCCCGGATTTGACATTTTTTATAATGCTCCTGTGCTGGTACTGGTCTTTGCCGATCCCGGATCATATACCCCGGAATACGATTGCGCCCTTGCCGCGGAGAACATGATGCTGGCCGCCAGGTCTCTGGACATAGGGAGTTGCTGGATCGGCCTCGCCTCATTCTTAGATAAAGACATGGAAGTGAGGAATGAATTAGGCATCGCTGAGGGGTACCGCCTGATAGCGCCGCTCATCTTTGGCTATCCGGTCGAGAATGAAAAGAAAGCGCCTCCCAGAAAAGAGGACGTAATAATAAAATGGATAGACTGA
- a CDS encoding DNA-directed RNA polymerase subunit D, with protein MKVDIIELGERKAKFVITGVTPAFANGLRRAMVSDVPKMAVDYVDIYDHTSVLFDEMLALRLGLIPLKTNLDQYVLKEECECKGEGCALCQVSFTLSAEGPCMVHSGDMKSSDPETVPADDNIPIVELKEGQKIVLTAVARLGYGDEHAKFQPVCAAGYKNVPIISVSDRCDLCGTCVDACPREIYSMEKNKLVVGDMYKCSLCKLCVEACDTGAIDVSTDNTSFIYTVETDGSFTAKDMILRAAQSIKDRSDKLGEFLEYF; from the coding sequence ATGAAAGTGGATATCATAGAGCTCGGAGAACGCAAAGCCAAATTCGTGATTACCGGTGTCACACCGGCATTTGCGAATGGCTTAAGGCGCGCCATGGTATCAGATGTGCCAAAGATGGCCGTCGACTACGTGGACATCTATGACCATACGTCAGTGTTGTTCGACGAGATGCTGGCACTCAGGCTCGGACTCATTCCACTTAAGACTAACCTCGATCAATACGTGCTCAAGGAAGAATGTGAATGCAAAGGCGAAGGGTGTGCCCTTTGCCAGGTCTCTTTCACATTATCTGCTGAGGGCCCCTGCATGGTACACTCCGGTGACATGAAATCATCAGACCCGGAAACTGTGCCCGCGGACGATAACATACCTATCGTGGAACTAAAAGAGGGCCAGAAGATAGTCCTTACGGCAGTTGCAAGGCTTGGATATGGCGATGAACACGCCAAGTTCCAGCCTGTCTGCGCTGCAGGATATAAGAACGTCCCAATAATCTCTGTCTCGGACAGGTGCGACCTGTGCGGAACATGCGTCGATGCATGCCCGAGAGAGATCTACAGTATGGAGAAGAATAAGCTAGTGGTCGGAGACATGTACAAGTGCTCCCTTTGTAAGCTTTGTGTCGAAGCTTGCGATACCGGTGCAATAGACGTGTCGACCGATAACACATCGTTCATATATACTGTGGAGACGGACGGCTCTTTCACTGCAAAGGACATGATCCTCAGGGCAGCACAATCGATCAAGGACCGGTCTGATAAGCTCGGCGAGTTCCTCGAATACTTCTAA
- a CDS encoding 30S ribosomal protein S11, whose protein sequence is MAEQMKWAVAHIFSSFNNTIITVTDLTGAETLAKTSGGMVVKQDRNESSPYAAMQMAANVAEQIKAKGIQGVHIKVRAPGGNLQRSPGPGAQAAIRSLARAGLRIGRIEDVTPIPHDGTRAPGGKRGRRV, encoded by the coding sequence ATGGCAGAGCAGATGAAATGGGCAGTAGCTCACATTTTCTCATCTTTTAACAACACCATCATAACCGTTACTGACCTTACCGGCGCCGAGACGCTGGCAAAGACGTCCGGTGGGATGGTAGTTAAGCAGGACCGTAACGAGAGCTCGCCATATGCTGCCATGCAGATGGCCGCAAATGTTGCCGAGCAGATCAAGGCGAAGGGCATTCAGGGCGTACACATCAAGGTAAGGGCACCCGGAGGAAACCTCCAGAGGAGCCCGGGTCCGGGAGCCCAGGCCGCGATCAGGTCACTCGCACGTGCAGGATTAAGAATAGGCAGGATAGAGGATGTAACCCCCATTCCGCACGACGGCACCAGAGCCCCGGGCGGAAAGAGAGGTAGGCGCGTATAA
- a CDS encoding 30S ribosomal protein S4, with protein MGYPGKAKKLFDTPNHPWQKARIDEETEIVKKYGLRNKKGVWKFQSELRKYRSNARSLLGVMSTGMAGEESHYAREAKQILGKLQSYGILKDDAKLEDILALRIDDLLERRLQTLVYRKGLANSMKQARQFIVHGHIAVNGRKINVPSYMVLKTEEESIGYYIGSPVTRESIAKKPAPVAAKPGKAPVKAGAEEAPKGE; from the coding sequence ATGGGATACCCAGGTAAAGCTAAGAAATTATTTGATACGCCAAACCACCCGTGGCAGAAGGCAAGGATCGACGAAGAGACCGAGATTGTCAAGAAATACGGCCTCAGGAATAAGAAGGGTGTTTGGAAATTCCAGTCAGAGCTCAGGAAGTACAGGTCAAACGCAAGGTCACTTCTTGGTGTAATGAGCACGGGCATGGCAGGCGAGGAATCGCACTATGCGCGCGAAGCAAAGCAGATTCTCGGTAAGCTTCAGAGCTACGGCATATTAAAGGATGACGCAAAGCTTGAAGACATTCTTGCACTCAGGATAGACGACTTACTCGAGAGAAGACTTCAGACCCTTGTTTACAGGAAGGGCTTAGCCAACTCCATGAAGCAGGCAAGGCAGTTCATTGTACACGGTCACATCGCTGTCAACGGAAGAAAGATCAACGTTCCGAGCTACATGGTCCTTAAGACCGAGGAAGAGAGCATCGGATACTACATCGGTTCCCCGGTAACCAGGGAATCCATCGCAAAGAAGCCGGCACCGGTAGCGGCCAAGCCTGGCAAGGCACCGGTAAAGGCCGGGGCCGAAGAAGCACCCAAGGGGGAATAA
- a CDS encoding 30S ribosomal protein S13, producing MAEKVEKKVKAAEPAAEAAPKKGGKKAAKPVEAPAEETAQAKKGGAKGKKAAVEEKPKDEIKYIVRIANADLDGTSTVQYALTGIHGIGIRCSKILSRKAEVDPNAIMGYLPPEQVERLKNVVENFEANIPLWMLNRRRDVYTGEDKHLTGIDLTMGIKEDINLMKKMRSYKGLRHERGQKVRGQRTKSTGRTGAIVGVVRKKEAAKK from the coding sequence ATGGCAGAAAAAGTAGAAAAGAAAGTCAAAGCAGCCGAACCGGCAGCCGAAGCCGCTCCCAAGAAGGGTGGCAAGAAGGCAGCCAAGCCTGTAGAGGCACCGGCAGAAGAGACCGCCCAGGCAAAGAAGGGCGGCGCAAAGGGCAAGAAGGCGGCAGTCGAAGAAAAGCCCAAAGACGAGATCAAGTACATCGTTCGTATCGCTAACGCCGACCTCGACGGTACCAGCACGGTACAGTACGCACTTACCGGCATACACGGTATCGGAATCAGGTGTTCCAAGATATTATCAAGAAAGGCTGAGGTAGACCCCAACGCTATTATGGGATACTTACCGCCCGAACAGGTCGAGAGGCTCAAGAACGTCGTAGAGAACTTCGAGGCTAACATACCTTTATGGATGCTCAACAGGCGCAGGGACGTATACACCGGTGAGGACAAACACCTTACAGGCATAGACCTGACAATGGGTATCAAGGAAGACATCAACCTCATGAAGAAGATGAGGTCCTACAAGGGATTAAGGCACGAACGCGGCCAGAAGGTGCGCGGCCAGAGGACCAAGTCCACCGGAAGGACCGGCGCGATCGTTGGAGTCGTAAGGAAGAAAGAAGCAGCAAAGAAATAG
- a CDS encoding cryptochrome/photolyase family protein, with protein MENERYSVLVLGDQLKPDISSIASSGTKNILMVESVKKCTSGKWHKRRLAFVISAMRHFRDVLKDEGFNVDYHEWADDFTSAINEHIEENDIEKLFVMKPVNREGAGFVNSLSNINSIDVEVTENDMFICPENEFVDWLNKQRSPLMENFYRTMRKTRKVLMDGKDPAGGKWNFDKENREKPKKELSYQEPPGFKDDKTTKKVIDDINDKFPDNFGKLNSLEVPVDRKGALRYIKDFIDNKLEKFGPYEDAMVSGNMVMYHSRASILMNVGLLHPEECVRMAEKAYNDKKVPINSAEGYVRQIMGWREYMAGMYIATSSKILSYNFLNCKRSLPSFYWDENLTDMNCLYNAVRSVRETGYTHHIVRLMVLGNFALIAGIMPKEVSDWFLETYEDAYEWVVTPNVICMSQFADGGIIATKPYASSANYINKMSDYCKDCKYSPHEKLKENACPFNYLYWDFLKRNRKRLERTGRMGLAYNLLDKQDPDMIKACIKKSKEFLESLKTGRQY; from the coding sequence ATGGAAAATGAAAGATATAGCGTATTAGTCCTCGGGGATCAGCTTAAACCTGACATCTCGTCCATCGCATCATCCGGAACAAAAAACATACTGATGGTTGAATCCGTAAAGAAATGCACGTCAGGAAAATGGCATAAAAGGCGCTTAGCCTTCGTGATCTCTGCTATGAGGCATTTCCGGGACGTTCTTAAGGATGAAGGCTTTAACGTAGACTATCATGAATGGGCGGATGACTTCACTTCTGCGATCAATGAACATATCGAAGAAAATGACATAGAAAAGCTGTTCGTGATGAAGCCAGTTAACCGTGAAGGTGCCGGATTCGTTAATTCTTTGAGTAACATAAATAGTATAGACGTCGAAGTCACTGAAAATGACATGTTCATATGCCCGGAAAATGAGTTCGTTGATTGGCTAAACAAACAAAGATCACCGCTGATGGAAAACTTTTACCGCACGATGAGAAAGACGAGAAAAGTACTGATGGACGGTAAAGATCCGGCCGGCGGTAAATGGAACTTTGATAAAGAGAACAGGGAAAAACCAAAAAAGGAGTTAAGCTATCAGGAACCTCCCGGATTTAAGGATGACAAAACAACAAAAAAGGTCATAGATGACATCAATGATAAATTCCCCGACAATTTCGGTAAGCTTAACTCGCTTGAAGTCCCCGTGGACAGAAAAGGCGCGCTAAGATACATAAAAGACTTCATCGATAATAAACTTGAAAAGTTCGGGCCTTACGAGGACGCGATGGTGTCCGGAAACATGGTGATGTACCATTCAAGGGCATCGATATTAATGAACGTAGGACTGCTGCACCCGGAAGAATGCGTCAGGATGGCTGAAAAAGCATACAACGATAAAAAAGTCCCGATAAACTCCGCAGAAGGCTATGTCAGGCAGATAATGGGATGGCGCGAGTACATGGCAGGAATGTATATTGCGACATCCTCGAAAATACTGAGCTACAACTTCTTAAATTGTAAAAGAAGCCTCCCGTCATTTTACTGGGATGAAAACCTCACAGACATGAACTGTCTTTACAACGCGGTAAGATCCGTCAGAGAAACGGGCTATACTCACCACATAGTCAGGCTCATGGTACTGGGTAATTTTGCACTTATCGCAGGTATAATGCCAAAAGAGGTCTCGGACTGGTTCCTGGAAACCTATGAAGATGCATACGAGTGGGTAGTCACCCCCAACGTTATCTGCATGTCCCAGTTCGCCGACGGTGGCATCATAGCAACAAAACCCTACGCATCCTCTGCCAATTACATCAACAAGATGAGCGACTACTGCAAAGACTGTAAATATTCCCCCCACGAAAAGCTAAAGGAAAATGCCTGCCCGTTCAATTACCTGTACTGGGATTTTCTAAAAAGAAATAGAAAGCGGCTTGAAAGAACAGGCAGAATGGGCCTTGCATATAATCTGTTAGATAAACAAGATCCGGATATGATAAAAGCCTGCATAAAAAAATCGAAAGAGTTTTTAGAATCGCTCAAGACCGGAAGACAATATTGA
- a CDS encoding RNA-guided pseudouridylation complex pseudouridine synthase subunit Cbf5 yields the protein MKLPGETKREMLVRSDDKAQGYGKDPYSRTVKELLEKGVINLDKPPGPTSHEVAAWVKDILHIKRAGHSGTLDPHVTGVLPMMLGDATRLVSTLLLSGKEYVCVMRLHADIPPSKLKSVMGEFEGVIYQRPPLVSAVKRQVRKRTIYYLELLEIDGRDVLFRVGCEAGTYIRKLCHDIGEALGPGAHMYELRRTKSGPFSEDETLVNLHTLKDAYVIYEESGDDKLLKKYLYPMEFGLRHLPKIIVKDSAVDALARGAQLHVQGISQVSTGIQPGDTVAIFTHMGEVVSIGNSRMSTEELMKNAEGQAVDTDSVIIQPGIYPSQWKKKFK from the coding sequence ATGAAACTACCCGGTGAGACTAAACGAGAAATGCTGGTACGGAGCGACGATAAGGCCCAGGGCTACGGAAAGGACCCGTATTCCCGTACCGTGAAGGAACTTCTCGAAAAAGGCGTTATTAATCTAGATAAGCCTCCGGGGCCCACGAGCCATGAGGTGGCAGCCTGGGTCAAGGATATACTGCACATCAAAAGAGCAGGCCATAGCGGCACGCTCGATCCGCACGTCACCGGAGTGCTGCCTATGATGCTGGGCGATGCGACGCGGCTTGTCTCAACGTTATTATTATCGGGTAAAGAATATGTGTGCGTCATGAGGCTTCATGCCGATATACCCCCGTCAAAACTTAAGTCCGTAATGGGCGAGTTCGAGGGCGTCATTTATCAGCGCCCGCCGCTTGTCAGCGCAGTAAAAAGGCAGGTTAGAAAACGCACTATTTATTATCTGGAACTGTTAGAGATAGACGGAAGGGACGTTTTGTTCAGGGTCGGCTGCGAGGCCGGCACATACATTAGAAAACTGTGCCACGACATAGGCGAAGCGCTGGGTCCCGGTGCGCATATGTACGAGCTCAGAAGGACGAAATCCGGCCCGTTCTCAGAGGATGAGACCTTAGTGAATCTACATACGCTTAAGGACGCTTACGTCATCTATGAGGAAAGCGGCGATGATAAGCTCCTAAAAAAATACCTGTACCCTATGGAGTTCGGGTTAAGGCATCTTCCTAAGATCATCGTAAAGGATTCTGCAGTTGATGCGCTCGCGCGCGGCGCGCAGCTTCACGTGCAGGGCATAAGTCAGGTCTCAACGGGTATACAACCCGGTGATACGGTGGCAATATTCACACATATGGGTGAGGTCGTCTCCATCGGGAATTCCCGCATGTCGACCGAAGAATTAATGAAAAACGCTGAAGGCCAGGCAGTTGATACTGATAGCGTGATAATTCAGCCCGGTATATACCCATCGCAATGGAAGAAAAAATTTAAATGA
- the cmk gene encoding (d)CMP kinase, protein MIITLGGQPGSGKTSVAKEISSKYGFVIISAGEQFRKLAQEKGMSLEEFGALAEKDPSIDLAIDQRQKELSVKYPDTLVEGRLAGRTINADLKIWLKTPLEIRSERIAKRENISYDQAYDETRVREICELTRYRNYYEIDLTDLTHYDLIIDTKKWDAKGVTKIIAKAIEELKSK, encoded by the coding sequence ATGATCATCACGCTAGGCGGACAGCCCGGTTCAGGAAAGACCTCTGTAGCTAAGGAGATCTCCTCAAAGTACGGATTTGTGATCATATCTGCCGGTGAACAGTTCAGGAAACTGGCCCAGGAGAAAGGCATGAGCCTCGAGGAGTTCGGCGCGCTGGCTGAAAAGGACCCTTCCATAGACCTCGCGATCGACCAGAGGCAAAAAGAGCTGTCTGTCAAATATCCCGATACACTTGTCGAAGGAAGGCTTGCCGGACGCACTATCAACGCAGACCTGAAGATATGGCTCAAGACTCCCCTTGAGATACGTTCGGAGCGAATAGCTAAACGGGAGAACATCTCTTACGACCAGGCATATGATGAGACCCGTGTAAGGGAGATCTGCGAACTCACTCGCTATAGGAATTATTATGAGATCGACCTCACTGACCTTACGCACTATGACCTGATCATAGACACCAAGAAATGGGACGCAAAAGGTGTCACGAAAATAATCGCCAAAGCTATCGAAGAGCTGAAATCAAAATGA
- a CDS encoding DUF106 domain-containing protein produces MSDKGKEKSSLMANIERIILILGFGVLIASFVLGPTFRDVVAGGVDKLVEPIITTMPFYIVIMVIAIIVATCSSFIQKYTMNWELMRRVTEKNKVFQKEFREAQLSGNKHKLKKLEEERMSMLEDQTSMSKQQMKPLAYITLISIPLFIWAFWYLSQPQHAGMSMTFPFWGEQLFTTTAFFVFQYWIVWSIMCSLAVSQVIRKAFNVGV; encoded by the coding sequence ATGAGCGACAAGGGGAAGGAAAAATCAAGCCTGATGGCTAACATTGAACGTATAATTTTGATCCTCGGTTTTGGTGTGCTTATCGCATCGTTCGTACTGGGTCCGACATTCAGGGACGTAGTCGCCGGTGGTGTCGATAAGCTGGTGGAACCGATCATTACGACCATGCCATTTTACATAGTGATAATGGTCATCGCTATAATAGTGGCTACATGCTCGTCTTTTATCCAGAAATATACTATGAACTGGGAATTGATGAGGAGGGTCACTGAGAAAAATAAGGTGTTCCAGAAGGAGTTCCGTGAGGCACAGCTTTCAGGGAACAAGCATAAGCTAAAGAAACTGGAAGAGGAGCGCATGTCCATGCTGGAGGATCAGACGTCAATGTCCAAACAGCAGATGAAGCCTCTTGCATATATCACGCTCATATCTATCCCGTTGTTCATATGGGCATTCTGGTACCTTTCCCAGCCGCAGCATGCGGGAATGTCAATGACATTTCCGTTCTGGGGAGAGCAACTCTTTACCACCACTGCTTTCTTCGTATTCCAGTACTGGATAGTATGGTCAATTATGTGTTCGCTAGCTGTTAGCCAGGTTATCCGTAAGGCGTTCAATGTCGGTGTATAG
- a CDS encoding adenylate kinase: protein MQIVLFGPPGAGKGTQAKFLSEEYNIPHISTGDILRENVKNGTELGKKAKTYMDKGELVPDKLLIDLIKERLERPDTRKGFLLDGFPRTIPQAKALDVILDEINKKLDAVINIDVGTNELVRRLSGRRICKKCGASYHLMFNPSKTKDLCDLCGGELYQRDDDKEAAIKNRLEVYKNQTEPVLDYYKGQDLLIDVDGEKEIEDVTSEIRAALVKFQ, encoded by the coding sequence ATGCAGATCGTTCTATTCGGTCCGCCTGGTGCCGGTAAAGGCACCCAGGCTAAATTTTTATCAGAGGAGTACAACATCCCCCATATCTCCACCGGAGATATCCTGAGGGAGAACGTTAAAAATGGTACCGAGCTGGGCAAGAAAGCTAAGACTTATATGGATAAGGGAGAGCTTGTCCCGGACAAATTACTTATCGATCTTATAAAGGAAAGGCTTGAAAGGCCAGACACTCGCAAAGGGTTCCTTCTTGATGGTTTCCCAAGGACTATACCCCAGGCAAAAGCCCTGGACGTGATACTGGATGAGATCAACAAGAAACTCGATGCGGTCATCAACATCGACGTGGGCACTAACGAGCTGGTAAGAAGATTATCCGGAAGAAGGATCTGCAAGAAGTGCGGCGCATCGTATCACCTGATGTTCAATCCGTCAAAGACCAAGGATCTCTGCGATCTCTGTGGCGGTGAACTTTATCAGAGGGATGATGACAAAGAGGCCGCTATAAAGAACAGGCTTGAAGTTTATAAGAATCAGACAGAGCCAGTATTGGACTATTATAAGGGGCAGGACCTGCTGATAGATGTCGACGGCGAAAAAGAGATCGAAGATGTCACATCGGAGATAAGGGCTGCTCTTGTAAAGTTCCAATAA